In Candidatus Limnocylindrales bacterium, the sequence CGGCCAAGGGCGAATACGTCGGCGGCGTGATCGTTCCCGGCATCGGAATCTCGCTCGACGCCCTGTATTCGCGCACCGCCAAGCTGCCGCGCGTCGAGATCGCTCGCCCCCCTCGAGTGGTAGGACGCAACACCGTTCATGCCATCCAGGCCGGGATCTGCTACGGCTACGTCGAGCTCGTGGACGGACTGGTCCGTCAGATCGAGAAGGAAGAGGGCGTAAAGTGTCGCGTCCTTGCAACAGGTGGTCTGGCCCCGTTAATTGCAGAACAGTCGGCAACGATCGAAGAAGTGGACGAGTTTCTGACGCTCGACGGCCTGCGGCTGGTGTACGAACGGAACTGAGCCCGAGCGTTCTTTTTTCGGTGTGCACGAGCACACTCTGACGCGCCGGTGCCCCGGCGCGCGGCGCGAGTCGGAGGAAGCCATGGCCGCTCCCCAGGTCGAACCATCACGGATCCGGACCGTCGCCCTGGTCGGACAGGGCGGAGCCGGCAAGACCACCATCGCCGACGCGCTCGCATTTGCCGGCGGCGGCACCCAGCGCCTCGGCCGCGTCGACGACGAAACGTCGCTGTTCGATACCGAGCCCGAAGAGATGAGGCGGCGCTGTACGATCTCCGCGTCGCTGCACCACCTCGCGTGGGACAAGCACGAGGTGACGATCCTCGACACTCCCGGCCAGGGCAATTTCGTTGCCGAAACCCACTACGTGCTGCGCGGCGCGTCGGGCGTCGTGCAGGTCGTCGATGCGACGACGACGGTGCGAGCCGAGGCGCACAAGGTCTGGAAGTGGGCCGCCGACCTCGCGCAGCCGGTGCTGTTCGCGATGACGAAATGCGATCGGCCCGAGGCCGACGTCGATGCGCGGCTGGCCGAGCTTCAGGAGGAGCTCGGCGCACGGCCTGTGCTGCTGACGATTCCGATCGTCGAAGGCGGCGCGATGACCGGCGTCGTCGACGTGCTCGAGCAGAAGGCGTTTCTGTACGAAGGCGCGACCGGCAAGGCGAAGGCCGCGCCGATTCCGGAGTCGCTCGCCGCGCGCGCCGCTGAGCTGAGGAGCCAGCTCACCGAAGCCGCCGCCGAAGGCGACGACGAGCTGCTCGAGAAGTATCTCGACAAAGGCGACCTCGATCCCGACGACATGGTCAAAGGCCTGTCGCTCGCGATGCTGGCACGCACTTGCCAGCCGGTGCTCGCGGTGTCCGGGCTCGCCAACATCGGAATCGCGCAGCTTCTCGATGCGATCGCGCGGCTAACGCCGGCGCCGTGCACGCTGCCGCCGGCCAGGGCGAAAGACGAGCAGGGCAAGGAGATCGAGGTCAAGCCCGATCCGTCGGCGCCGTTTTCGGGATTCGTCTTCAAGACCATCATCGATCCTCATGTCGGCCAGCTTTCGCTGTTCCGCATCATGTCGGGAACGGTCACCGCCGAGACGGCCGTCGTCAACACCGCCAACCGCACCAAGGAACGGCTCGGTCATCTGCTCAAGCTCGAAGGCCGCAAGACGAAGGAAGTCGAATCGGCAACCGTCGGCGAAGTGCTCGCCGTAGCGAAGCTGCGCGACACGCACGCAGGCCAGACGCTTGCCGACGTGTCGCGTCCCGTCGCCATCGACGGCTTCGAACCGCTGACGCCGGCCATCAGCTTTGCGATCGAGGCCAAGAAGCGCGGTGAAGAAGACAAGGCGATGCAGGGCCTGATGAAGATGTGCGAGGAAGACCTCGCGCTGCGCGTCGACCGCAACGAGGAGACGCACCAGATGATCGTCTCCGGCAGCGGCCAGCTCCACGTCGAGGTCTCGTGCGAGCGTCTCGAGAGGAAGTACGGCGTCGGCGTCAACCTGAAGGCGCCGCAGGTTCCGTATCGCGAAACCATCCGCTCGAAGGTGCCGGCGCACGGCCGCCTGAAGAAGCAGAGCGGCGGTCACGGCCAGTTCGCCGACTGCAAGATCGAGATCGAGCCGCTGCCGCGTGGCGGCGGCTTCGAATTCGTCGACAAGATCGTCGGCGGCGCGGTGCCGAGGAACTACATTCCGGCGATCGAGAAGGGCGTCGTCGAAGGTCTGCGGGCCGGCACGCTGGCGGGCTACCCGGTGGTCGACGTGCGCGTGACGCTCGTCGACGGCCAGTACCACGACGTCGATTCGTCCGAAATGGCGTTCAAGGTGGCCGGCTCGATGGCGATCAAGGAAGGCCTGCCGCAGGCCAAGCCGGTGCTTCTCGAGCCGTTCGCGTCGCTCGTCGTCACGGCTCCCGATGCGTGCATGGGCGACGTGCTCGGCGATCTCAATTCGCGCCGCGCAAAGGTCGAAGGTATGGAGCAGCGCGGTCATTCCGAGGTCATCCGCGCCAAGGTTCCGATGTCCGAAGTTCTGCGGTACGCGTCGGATCTGACTTCGATGACCAGCGGGCGGGGGAGCTTCGACATTTCGTTTTCGCACTACGAGGCGGTTCCCGAGCAGCTGACGGCCAAGCTCGTTGCCGAGCTCAAGAAGAAGAGCGCCGAAGCGTAGCGACGTTCGCACGGCGGGACCGGGCAGAACGGCCGCAGCAGGCTGCGGCTGCACCAGCGGTGAGGGTGGCTGCGGCATCGGCCGCGCGGTTGGAAGAGGGGAAAACCAGAGTTGAGCGATACCGGCGTTCCCGCCGCCAGAGACCGGGCCCATCTAGCCGCCCTGGTGCTCGGCGCGATCGGTGTCGTCTTCGGCGACATCGGAACCAGCCCGCTCTACGCGTTCCGCGAGTGCTTCGCGCATCACGACCTCGCGATCACGCCAGCGAACGTGCTCGGGCTGCTGTCGATCATCGTCTGGTCGCTGCTCATCGTCGTCACCGGCAAGTACCTGTTCTTCGTTCTTCGCGCCGACAATCGCGGCGAAGGCGGAATGCTCGCGCTGATGACGCTCGTCGTCCCGCCCGACCGCCGCGACAAGAAACGCAACGTTCCACTGGTGCTGCTCGGCGTATTTGGCGCGACGCTTCTTTACGGCGACGGGATGATCACCCCGGCGATCTCCGTGCTGAGCGCGGTCGAAGGTCTGAAGATCGCGGCGCCCGAGCTCGAAGCATTCGTC encodes:
- the fusA gene encoding elongation factor G; translated protein: MAAPQVEPSRIRTVALVGQGGAGKTTIADALAFAGGGTQRLGRVDDETSLFDTEPEEMRRRCTISASLHHLAWDKHEVTILDTPGQGNFVAETHYVLRGASGVVQVVDATTTVRAEAHKVWKWAADLAQPVLFAMTKCDRPEADVDARLAELQEELGARPVLLTIPIVEGGAMTGVVDVLEQKAFLYEGATGKAKAAPIPESLAARAAELRSQLTEAAAEGDDELLEKYLDKGDLDPDDMVKGLSLAMLARTCQPVLAVSGLANIGIAQLLDAIARLTPAPCTLPPARAKDEQGKEIEVKPDPSAPFSGFVFKTIIDPHVGQLSLFRIMSGTVTAETAVVNTANRTKERLGHLLKLEGRKTKEVESATVGEVLAVAKLRDTHAGQTLADVSRPVAIDGFEPLTPAISFAIEAKKRGEEDKAMQGLMKMCEEDLALRVDRNEETHQMIVSGSGQLHVEVSCERLERKYGVGVNLKAPQVPYRETIRSKVPAHGRLKKQSGGHGQFADCKIEIEPLPRGGGFEFVDKIVGGAVPRNYIPAIEKGVVEGLRAGTLAGYPVVDVRVTLVDGQYHDVDSSEMAFKVAGSMAIKEGLPQAKPVLLEPFASLVVTAPDACMGDVLGDLNSRRAKVEGMEQRGHSEVIRAKVPMSEVLRYASDLTSMTSGRGSFDISFSHYEAVPEQLTAKLVAELKKKSAEA